Genomic segment of Pararhodobacter zhoushanensis:
CGGACGCATCATGTGCTGATCCAGCACCTGCAAGTCCCACCCGAGACCGCCGAATACATCCTGCGGCTGGCCGAGCAGGAAGGCCCCGTGCCCGACGCCTATTGCGCGAAATCCATCGTGCATATCCTCAATCAGGTGCCCGGGTACGAATGGATCCGCTCAGGCTTTCAGCCCAACCGCCTGTCCGAGCAATTCGGCACCATCGCGGGTGTTGTCGAGGACCGGATCTATTCCGACGCCGAACCGACAGAGCGGCAGCAATACACCGAATAAGATGGGAAAAGGGGCCGCGAGGCCCCTTTTTCTTACGCACCAATCAGGGTGAGGGCGGTCAGAACCACCGCGCCGCCCAGCATCGCCCAGATCGCGTTCTTGGTCCACAGCCCCACAACCAGCGTGACGCCGACAGTCGCCAGCAGCACGGGGTCCGGCAGGCCGGTGTCCGGTTGCAGGCGAAAGATCTGCGGGGCCATCAGGCCGGGGATCACCGCGACCGGTGTATAGCGCAGCAGACGCAGGGCCCAGGCGGGCAGGGGGCGGTTGCCGATCAGGCCCAGAAACGACAGGCGCAGCGCGAAGGTGCCCAGCCCCAGCAAGACGATCACCAGCCAGATTGTGCCGTTGGACATGATCATGCGGTGTTCCCCCGTCGGCGGGTGGTCCAGATCTCGACCAGTGCGCCGGTAGCCATCGCCGCCAGTGCGGCCAGCAAAAGGCCCAGATTATACGGCAGCGCGGCCAGCAGCAGCGCGCCCGCGACCGACACAAACGCCGCCGCCACATGCGCCAGCGTGCGCAGCATCGGGCCGATCAGCGCGATAAAGGCGATGGGCACCGCCGCGCTGAGCGGGATGCTGGCGGGGATCTGATTGCCCAGCACCGCACCGGCCAGCGTCGACAGATACCAGACCGGGCAGATTAGCGCGACGGCACCGAAATAATAGGCGATCTTCACCGCCGTGCTGAGTTCGGGCTCTTGCTCGAAGCGCAGGATCGACAGCGCATAGGCTTGGTCGACCATCGAATAGGCCACCAGCGCCCGTTGCCAGAAAGGCGCATCGCCCAGATGCGGGGCCAAGGATGCCGAATACATCGCCATCCGCATGTTCACCGCAATCGCGGTGATCAGCACGATGATCAGCGGCGCCTGGTCGGTCATCAGTTGCAGCGCAGTCAGCTGCGCGGCACCGGCGATGACCACCACCGAAAACGACAGCGCCTGCAGTACGTTGAGGCCCGTTTCCATCGCGACGACACCGAACACCAGACCGAAAGGTCCGACGATCAGCACAAAGGGTCCGCCGTGGCGCATGCCCTGAAAGAAGGCCCCGCGAGGGGTGAGAATTGGCGCTGTGGTCATTGCTTTATCCGAATATGCCGGTGACGCGGCCCAGCAGCATGAACGCGCGGGCCGAGCGGGTCTCGGCGAACTGGGCGATCTCGCCGTCCGAGGCCAGCGCCTCGAACACGGTAAACC
This window contains:
- a CDS encoding AzlD domain-containing protein gives rise to the protein MIMSNGTIWLVIVLLGLGTFALRLSFLGLIGNRPLPAWALRLLRYTPVAVIPGLMAPQIFRLQPDTGLPDPVLLATVGVTLVVGLWTKNAIWAMLGGAVVLTALTLIGA
- a CDS encoding AzlC family ABC transporter permease; this translates as MTTAPILTPRGAFFQGMRHGGPFVLIVGPFGLVFGVVAMETGLNVLQALSFSVVVIAGAAQLTALQLMTDQAPLIIVLITAIAVNMRMAMYSASLAPHLGDAPFWQRALVAYSMVDQAYALSILRFEQEPELSTAVKIAYYFGAVALICPVWYLSTLAGAVLGNQIPASIPLSAAVPIAFIALIGPMLRTLAHVAAAFVSVAGALLLAALPYNLGLLLAALAAMATGALVEIWTTRRRGNTA